The Mycolicibacterium flavescens genome has a segment encoding these proteins:
- the ripA_3 gene encoding cell wall-associated hydrolase, invasion-associated protein encodes MRRTPGASATRPCGRFCAALIVATMLSTAPGLALAQPDSPDSLAALVAAVADADQKLQDLGAEIQQQQESVNKAIVDVQTARDNADAAQREVDASRQRVEHANIAIEQAQKRFNSFAAATYVNGPSDSYLTAGDPAEVIKTAAAGQTLAISSQQVIADLQRARTEQVNRESAARLAKQNADKAVADAEASQQSAVSALTNAQETFKSQQAQLDKLAAERKAAQAKLAEARTQAAPASPAGPAAQPAAAATPKSPDWDRAPEGVDPGTGNWATPWDPTLPAIPSAFVSGDPIAIINAVLGIASTSAQVTQDLGRKFLQSLGILPQPAAAPAFNNGAIPRVYGRQATEFVIKRAMSQMGVPYSWGGGNAAGPSRGIDSGAGTVGFDCSGLMLYAFAGVGIKLDHYSGSQYNAGRKVPTSQMRRGDMLFWGPNASQHVALYLGDGQMIEAPYTGSVVKISPVRTSGMTPYATRLIEW; translated from the coding sequence ATGAGACGCACACCTGGCGCATCCGCTACGCGGCCGTGTGGACGATTCTGCGCGGCCCTGATCGTGGCAACCATGTTGTCCACCGCCCCCGGCCTGGCCCTCGCGCAACCCGACAGCCCCGACAGCCTCGCCGCGCTGGTCGCCGCCGTCGCCGATGCCGATCAGAAGCTGCAGGATCTCGGCGCCGAGATTCAGCAGCAGCAGGAAAGCGTCAACAAGGCGATCGTCGACGTGCAGACCGCCCGGGATAACGCGGACGCCGCGCAGCGTGAGGTCGATGCGAGCCGACAGCGCGTCGAGCACGCCAACATCGCGATCGAGCAGGCGCAGAAGCGGTTCAACTCCTTCGCCGCCGCGACGTACGTCAACGGCCCCTCGGACTCGTACCTGACCGCGGGCGATCCCGCCGAGGTCATCAAGACGGCTGCGGCTGGGCAGACGCTGGCGATCAGCTCGCAGCAGGTGATCGCCGATCTGCAGCGAGCCCGCACCGAGCAGGTCAACCGCGAGTCCGCGGCGCGGCTGGCCAAGCAGAACGCCGACAAGGCGGTCGCCGACGCCGAAGCCAGCCAGCAGTCCGCGGTTTCGGCTCTGACCAACGCGCAGGAGACGTTCAAGTCCCAGCAGGCCCAGCTCGACAAGCTGGCCGCCGAGCGCAAGGCCGCGCAGGCCAAGCTCGCCGAGGCGCGTACCCAGGCCGCGCCGGCGTCACCGGCGGGTCCTGCCGCGCAACCGGCGGCCGCCGCGACGCCGAAAAGCCCCGACTGGGACCGCGCCCCGGAGGGTGTCGACCCCGGCACCGGTAACTGGGCCACGCCGTGGGACCCGACGTTGCCGGCGATCCCCAGCGCCTTCGTCAGCGGCGATCCGATCGCGATCATCAACGCGGTTCTCGGCATCGCGTCCACCTCGGCGCAGGTGACCCAGGACCTCGGGCGCAAGTTCCTGCAGTCGCTGGGAATCCTTCCGCAACCGGCCGCCGCGCCGGCCTTTAACAACGGCGCGATTCCCCGCGTCTACGGCAGGCAGGCGACCGAGTTCGTGATCAAGCGCGCCATGTCGCAGATGGGCGTGCCCTACTCGTGGGGCGGCGGCAACGCTGCCGGACCGAGCCGCGGCATCGACTCCGGCGCGGGCACAGTCGGTTTCGACTGCTCGGGCCTGATGCTCTACGCGTTCGCAGGCGTCGGCATCAAGCTCGACCACTATTCGGGTTCCCAGTACAACGCCGGGCGCAAGGTCCCGACGTCGCAGATGCGCCGTGGCGACATGTTGTTCTGGGGCCCCAACGCCAGCCAGCACGTGGCGCTGTACCTCGGCGACGGACAGATGATCGAAGCGCCCTATACGGGTTCGGTGGTGAAGATCTCGCCGGTGCGTACCAGCGGCATGACCCCGTACGCGACTCGTCTCATCGAATGGTGA
- a CDS encoding ATPase encodes MTSPSGPSQGPGGYPGQAPAQGYQGSHAAPSSPASQNGGLQQEVHTLERAVFEVKRIIVGQDQLVERMLVGLLAKGHVLLEGVPGVAKTLAVETFAKVVGGTFARIQFTPDLVPTDIVGTRIYRVGKEEFDIELGPVVVNFLLADEINRAPAKVQSALLEVMAERKISIGGKTFPLPQPFLVMATQNPIEQEGVYALPEAQRDRFLFKLNIDYPSPEEEREIIYRMGVKPPEPKQILAPGDLLRLQDVAANNFVHHALVDYVVRVVTATRQPEKFGMPDAKAWIAYGASPRASLGIIAASRALALVRGRDYVIPQDVVEVIPDVLRHRLVLTYDALADEISAETVINRILQTVALPQVNAIPQQGHSVPPVVPAAAGAASNR; translated from the coding sequence ATGACCTCACCGAGTGGGCCGTCGCAGGGGCCTGGAGGCTACCCCGGCCAGGCACCGGCACAGGGATACCAGGGCTCACACGCCGCACCGTCGAGCCCGGCTTCCCAGAACGGCGGTCTGCAGCAGGAGGTCCACACGCTCGAGCGGGCCGTCTTCGAGGTGAAGCGCATCATCGTCGGCCAGGACCAACTGGTCGAGCGCATGCTGGTCGGTCTGCTCGCCAAGGGCCACGTACTGCTCGAGGGTGTGCCTGGCGTGGCCAAGACGCTGGCTGTCGAGACCTTCGCCAAGGTGGTGGGCGGCACCTTCGCCCGCATCCAGTTCACTCCTGACCTGGTGCCGACCGACATCGTCGGTACCCGCATCTACCGGGTGGGCAAGGAGGAGTTCGACATCGAGCTCGGGCCCGTCGTGGTCAACTTCCTGCTCGCCGACGAGATCAACCGCGCCCCTGCCAAAGTGCAGTCCGCGCTGCTCGAGGTCATGGCCGAGCGCAAGATCTCCATCGGCGGTAAGACGTTCCCGTTGCCCCAGCCGTTCCTGGTGATGGCCACCCAGAACCCGATCGAGCAGGAGGGCGTGTATGCCCTGCCCGAGGCTCAGCGGGACCGCTTCCTGTTCAAGCTGAACATCGACTACCCGTCGCCCGAGGAAGAGCGGGAGATCATCTACCGGATGGGCGTCAAGCCGCCGGAGCCAAAGCAGATCCTCGCGCCCGGCGACCTGCTGCGTCTGCAGGACGTAGCGGCCAACAACTTCGTGCACCACGCGCTGGTCGACTACGTCGTCCGCGTGGTGACCGCGACGCGTCAGCCCGAGAAGTTCGGGATGCCCGACGCGAAGGCGTGGATCGCCTACGGCGCCTCACCGCGCGCATCGCTGGGCATCATCGCGGCGTCGCGCGCGCTGGCGCTCGTGCGCGGACGCGACTACGTCATCCCGCAGGATGTCGTCGAGGTCATCCCCGATGTGCTGCGGCACCGGTTGGTGTTGACCTACGACGCGTTGGCCGACGAGATCTCGGCCGAGACGGTGATCAACCGCATCCTGCAGACCGTGGCCCTGCCGCAGGTGAACGCCATTCCGCAGCAAGGTCATTCGGTGCCGCCCGTCGTGCCTGCCGCCGCTGGTGCGGCCAGCAATCGGTGA
- the yheS gene encoding ABC transporter--like protein, which yields MITATDLEVRAGARTLLSTDGTALRVQPGDRIGLVGRNGAGKTTTMRILAGEGEPYAGDIIRNGEIGYLPQDPREGDLDVLARDRVLSARGLDTLLADLEKQQLLMAEVADDAARDKAVRKYGQLEERFAALGGYAAESEAGRICASLGLPERVLTQPLRTLSGGQRRRVELARILFAASDSGAGSSTTLLLDEPTNHLDADSIGWLRDFLQNHPGGLVVISHNVDLLADVVNRVWFLDAVRSEVDVYNMGWQKYLDARATDEARRRRERANAERKASALRTQAAKMGAKATKAVAAQNMLRRADRMMAALDEERVADKVARIKFPTPAPCGRTPLVAKGLTKNYGSLEVFTGVDLAIDRGSRVVVLGLNGAGKTTLLRLLAGAETPDAGRLEPGHGLKLGYFAQEHDTLDNNATVWENIRHAAPDTGEQDLRGLLGAFMFSGAQLDQPAGTLSGGEKTRLALAGLVASTANVLLLDEPTNNLDPASREQVLDALRSYLGAVVLVTHDPGAAEALEPQRVVLLPDGTEDYWSEDYRDLIELA from the coding sequence GTGATCACCGCAACGGACCTCGAGGTCCGCGCTGGGGCGCGCACATTGCTGTCCACCGACGGAACTGCGCTTCGCGTCCAGCCTGGCGACCGGATCGGACTGGTCGGCCGCAACGGCGCGGGTAAGACCACCACGATGCGCATCCTCGCCGGCGAGGGCGAGCCGTATGCGGGCGACATCATCCGCAACGGCGAGATCGGTTATCTGCCACAGGATCCCAGGGAAGGCGACCTGGACGTGCTCGCCAGGGACCGGGTCCTGTCGGCGCGCGGCCTGGACACCCTGCTTGCCGACCTCGAGAAGCAGCAGCTGCTGATGGCCGAAGTCGCCGACGACGCTGCCCGCGACAAGGCCGTGCGAAAGTACGGCCAGCTCGAGGAGCGGTTCGCGGCACTGGGCGGTTACGCCGCCGAGAGCGAGGCGGGCCGGATCTGCGCGAGCCTCGGGCTGCCGGAGCGGGTCCTCACCCAACCGCTGCGCACACTCTCCGGCGGGCAGCGCCGGCGCGTGGAGCTGGCCCGGATCCTGTTCGCCGCCTCCGACAGTGGCGCGGGCTCGAGCACGACGCTGCTGCTCGACGAACCGACCAACCACCTCGACGCCGACTCCATCGGCTGGCTGCGCGACTTCCTGCAGAACCATCCCGGTGGCCTGGTGGTCATCAGCCACAACGTCGATCTGCTGGCCGACGTGGTGAACCGGGTGTGGTTCCTCGACGCCGTCCGCAGCGAGGTCGACGTCTACAACATGGGCTGGCAGAAATACCTCGACGCCCGTGCGACCGACGAGGCCCGGCGCCGCCGCGAACGCGCCAACGCCGAACGCAAGGCGTCCGCACTGCGCACCCAGGCGGCCAAGATGGGGGCCAAGGCCACCAAAGCCGTTGCCGCGCAGAACATGCTGCGTCGCGCCGATCGAATGATGGCCGCACTCGACGAGGAACGCGTCGCTGACAAGGTGGCGCGCATCAAGTTCCCGACCCCCGCGCCGTGTGGGCGGACCCCGCTCGTCGCCAAGGGGCTGACCAAGAACTACGGCTCACTCGAGGTCTTCACCGGCGTCGACCTGGCGATCGACCGGGGTTCGCGGGTGGTGGTGCTGGGGCTCAACGGTGCAGGCAAGACCACCCTGTTGCGCCTGCTGGCGGGGGCCGAGACGCCCGACGCCGGTCGACTCGAACCCGGCCACGGCCTCAAGCTCGGCTACTTCGCCCAGGAACACGACACCCTCGACAACAACGCGACGGTGTGGGAGAACATCCGCCACGCGGCACCCGACACCGGAGAGCAGGACCTGCGCGGGCTGTTGGGTGCCTTCATGTTCAGCGGAGCGCAGCTGGATCAGCCGGCGGGCACGCTGTCCGGCGGCGAGAAGACCCGGCTGGCGCTGGCCGGCCTGGTCGCGTCGACCGCGAACGTGCTGCTTCTCGACGAGCCAACGAACAACCTCGATCCCGCGTCGCGCGAGCAGGTGCTCGATGCGCTGCGCAGCTACCTCGGCGCGGTGGTGTTGGTGACCCACGATCCCGGCGCCGCCGAGGCGCTCGAACCGCAACGCGTGGTCCTGCTGCCGGACGGCACCGAGGACTACTGGTCCGAGGATTATCGCGACCTGATCGAGTTGGCTTGA
- the acnA gene encoding aconitate hydratase: MSKGNTENSSPNSFDARDTLKVGDKSYEIYRLDAVPGTDKLPYSLKVLAENLLRNEDGANITKDHIEAIANWDPEADPSVEIQFTPARVVMQDFTGVPCIVDLATMREAIADLGGDPEKVNPLAPADLVIDHSVIADLFGREDAFERNVEIEYERNGERYQFLRWGQGAFDDFKVVPPGTGIVHQVNIEYLASVVMDRDGVAYPDTCVGTDSHTTMVNGLGVLGWGVGGIEAEAAMLGQPVSMLIPRVVGFKLTGERQPGVTATDVVLTVTEMLRQHGVVGKFVEFYGDGVAEVPLANRATLGNMSPEFGSTAAIFPIDEETISYLRFTGRSEEQLALVEAYAKEQGIWHDPKREPKFSEYIELDLSDVVPSIAGPKRPQDRIALNEAKGAFRQDITDYVEDGEFNGEYSQLDEAIDETFPASDPVRNTSFLNNKKPPAHVASAAIEPNGRPSKPVTVKSDELGEFVLDHGAVVIAAITSCTNTSNPEVMLGAALLAKNAVEKGLATKPWVKTTMAPGSQVVTDYYEKAGLWPYLEKLGFFLVGYGCTTCIGNSGPLPEEISEAVNDNDLAVAAVLSGNRNFEGRINPDTKMNYLASPPLVIAYALAGTMDFDFEEMPLGQDKDGNDVYLRDIWPSQSDINDTIAEAISQEMFTKNYADVFKGDERWRNLPTPEGNTFEWAEDSTYVRKPPYFDGMSAEPEPVTDIKGARVLALLGDSVTTDHISPAGAIKPGTPAAQYLDDHGVERANYNSFGSRRGNHEVMIRGTFANIRLRNQLLDDVSGGYTLDFTKDGEQAFIYDAAQNYAAQDIPLVVLGGKEYGSGSSRDWAAKGTRLLGVRAVITESFERIHRSNLIGMGVIPLQFPEGETAESLGLDGTETFDITGIEELNEGKTPKTVHVTAAKNDGADGSGDTIEFDAVVRIDTPGEADYYRNGGILQYVLRNMLESQ; the protein is encoded by the coding sequence GTGAGCAAAGGTAATACGGAAAATTCTTCCCCCAATTCTTTTGACGCCCGCGACACCCTGAAGGTCGGAGACAAGAGCTACGAGATCTACCGCCTCGACGCGGTGCCGGGTACCGACAAGCTGCCCTACAGCCTGAAGGTCCTTGCCGAGAACCTGCTGCGCAACGAGGACGGCGCCAACATCACCAAGGACCACATCGAGGCGATCGCCAACTGGGATCCCGAAGCCGATCCCAGCGTGGAGATCCAGTTCACCCCCGCGCGCGTGGTGATGCAGGACTTCACCGGTGTGCCGTGCATCGTCGACCTGGCCACCATGCGCGAAGCGATCGCCGACCTCGGCGGTGACCCCGAGAAGGTCAACCCCCTCGCCCCCGCCGACCTGGTGATCGACCACTCGGTGATCGCCGACCTGTTCGGCCGCGAAGACGCGTTCGAGCGCAACGTCGAGATCGAGTACGAACGCAACGGCGAGCGTTATCAGTTCCTGCGTTGGGGCCAGGGCGCCTTCGACGACTTCAAGGTGGTTCCGCCGGGCACCGGCATCGTCCACCAGGTCAACATCGAATACCTGGCCAGTGTCGTGATGGACCGCGACGGGGTGGCGTACCCGGACACCTGTGTGGGCACCGACAGCCACACCACCATGGTCAACGGTCTCGGCGTGCTGGGCTGGGGCGTCGGCGGCATCGAGGCCGAGGCCGCGATGCTGGGCCAGCCCGTGTCGATGCTCATCCCCCGGGTCGTCGGGTTCAAGCTGACCGGTGAGCGGCAGCCGGGCGTGACGGCCACCGACGTGGTGCTCACGGTCACCGAGATGCTGCGCCAGCACGGCGTGGTCGGTAAGTTCGTCGAGTTCTACGGCGACGGTGTGGCCGAGGTTCCGCTGGCCAACCGGGCCACGCTGGGCAACATGAGCCCCGAGTTCGGTTCCACCGCGGCCATCTTCCCCATCGACGAGGAGACCATCAGCTATCTGCGCTTCACCGGGCGCAGCGAGGAGCAACTGGCGCTCGTCGAGGCGTACGCCAAGGAACAGGGCATCTGGCACGACCCCAAGCGGGAGCCCAAGTTCTCCGAGTACATCGAGTTGGACCTGTCCGACGTGGTGCCGTCGATCGCCGGACCGAAGCGCCCCCAGGACCGCATCGCGCTCAACGAGGCCAAGGGGGCCTTCCGTCAGGACATCACCGACTACGTCGAAGACGGCGAATTCAACGGTGAGTACTCCCAACTCGACGAGGCGATCGACGAGACGTTCCCGGCCAGCGATCCGGTACGCAACACGTCGTTCCTCAACAACAAGAAGCCGCCGGCCCATGTCGCGAGCGCGGCGATCGAACCCAATGGCCGGCCGAGCAAGCCCGTAACCGTGAAATCGGATGAACTCGGCGAGTTCGTGCTCGACCACGGCGCGGTGGTGATCGCCGCGATCACGTCGTGCACCAACACCTCCAACCCCGAGGTGATGCTCGGCGCGGCGCTGCTGGCCAAGAACGCGGTCGAGAAGGGTCTGGCCACCAAGCCGTGGGTGAAGACGACGATGGCTCCCGGCTCGCAGGTCGTCACCGACTACTACGAGAAGGCCGGGCTGTGGCCGTATCTGGAGAAGTTGGGCTTCTTCCTCGTCGGGTACGGCTGCACGACCTGCATCGGCAACAGCGGCCCGCTGCCCGAGGAGATCAGCGAGGCCGTTAACGACAATGACCTCGCAGTGGCGGCGGTGCTGTCGGGCAACCGCAACTTCGAGGGCCGGATCAACCCGGACACCAAGATGAACTACCTGGCGTCTCCGCCGCTGGTGATCGCCTATGCGCTCGCCGGCACGATGGACTTCGACTTCGAGGAGATGCCGTTAGGCCAGGACAAGGACGGTAACGACGTCTACCTGCGCGACATCTGGCCATCGCAGTCCGACATCAACGACACGATCGCCGAGGCGATCAGCCAGGAGATGTTCACCAAGAACTACGCCGACGTCTTCAAGGGTGACGAGCGCTGGCGCAACCTGCCCACCCCGGAGGGAAACACCTTCGAATGGGCCGAGGATTCGACCTACGTGCGCAAACCCCCGTACTTCGACGGGATGTCGGCCGAACCGGAACCGGTGACCGACATCAAGGGCGCGAGAGTGCTGGCGCTGCTGGGTGATTCGGTGACCACCGACCACATCTCCCCGGCCGGCGCCATCAAGCCGGGCACGCCCGCGGCGCAGTATCTGGACGACCACGGCGTAGAGCGTGCGAACTACAACTCGTTCGGCTCCCGACGTGGAAACCACGAGGTGATGATCCGCGGCACGTTCGCCAACATCCGGCTGCGCAACCAGTTGCTCGACGACGTCTCGGGTGGTTACACCCTCGACTTCACCAAGGACGGCGAGCAGGCGTTCATCTACGATGCCGCGCAAAACTATGCGGCGCAGGACATTCCGCTCGTCGTGCTCGGCGGCAAGGAGTACGGCTCGGGGTCGTCGCGTGACTGGGCCGCCAAGGGCACGCGGCTGCTTGGGGTGCGCGCAGTGATCACCGAGTCGTTCGAGCGGATCCACCGGTCGAACCTGATCGGCATGGGCGTGATCCCACTGCAGTTCCCCGAGGGTGAGACGGCGGAGTCGCTGGGCCTCGACGGCACCGAGACGTTCGACATCACCGGCATCGAGGAGCTCAACGAGGGCAAGACGCCGAAGACGGTGCACGTCACCGCCGCGAAAAACGATGGAGCGGACGGCTCTGGGGACACCATCGAGTTCGATGCGGTGGTGCGTATCGACACCCCGGGTGAGGCGGACTACTACCGCAACGGCGGCATCCTGCAGTACGTGCTGCGCAACATGCTCGAGTCGCAGTAA
- a CDS encoding transcriptional regulator moxR1: MTSSRRSVDLPSLKRGEIRDPALSAALRKLELTVRRKLDGVLHGDHLGLLPGPGSEPGESRLYQPGDDVRRMDWSVTARTTHPHVRQMIADRELETWLVIDMSASLDFGTTGCEKRDLAVAAAAAITFLNSGGGNRIGAIIANGDTVRRVPALSGRMHEQEMLRAIATMPKAPAGVRGDLAAAIDALRRPERRRGMAVIISDFLGPINWMRPLRAIAGRHEVLGIEVLDPRDVELPAVGEVVLQDAETGVTREFTIDEQLRDDFERAAAAHRAEVARTLRRCDAPLLTLRTDRDWIADVVRFVANRRRGALAGHA; the protein is encoded by the coding sequence GTGACCAGCTCCCGACGCTCCGTTGATCTGCCGTCGCTGAAGCGCGGCGAGATCCGTGACCCCGCGCTGAGCGCGGCGCTGCGCAAGCTCGAGTTGACCGTGCGGCGCAAGCTCGACGGCGTGCTGCACGGCGACCACCTCGGCCTGCTGCCCGGCCCGGGGTCGGAACCGGGGGAGTCACGGCTCTATCAGCCCGGCGACGACGTGCGCCGGATGGACTGGTCGGTCACGGCGCGCACCACGCATCCGCACGTGCGGCAGATGATCGCCGACCGCGAACTCGAGACCTGGCTCGTGATCGACATGTCGGCCAGCCTCGACTTCGGCACAACCGGTTGCGAGAAGCGCGATCTCGCGGTGGCCGCCGCGGCGGCGATCACGTTCCTCAACAGCGGGGGCGGCAACCGGATCGGTGCGATCATCGCCAACGGCGACACCGTGCGGCGGGTGCCCGCACTGTCGGGCCGGATGCACGAGCAGGAGATGCTGCGCGCGATCGCGACGATGCCCAAGGCGCCTGCCGGCGTCCGCGGGGATCTGGCCGCCGCGATCGACGCGTTGCGCAGGCCCGAGCGGCGCCGCGGCATGGCGGTGATCATCAGCGACTTCCTCGGTCCGATCAACTGGATGCGCCCGCTGCGGGCGATCGCGGGGCGCCACGAGGTGCTCGGAATCGAAGTGCTCGACCCGCGCGACGTCGAACTGCCCGCGGTCGGCGAAGTGGTGCTGCAGGACGCCGAGACCGGGGTGACCCGTGAGTTCACCATCGACGAGCAGTTGCGCGACGACTTCGAGCGGGCGGCCGCGGCACACCGCGCGGAGGTGGCCAGGACGTTGCGGCGATGCGATGCGCCGCTGTTGACGCTGCGCACCGATCGCGACTGGATCGCCGACGTCGTCCGGTTCGTCGCCAACCGCAGGCGTGGCGCGCTGGC
- the ripB_2 gene encoding NLP/P60: MRFKLIRFLGGCALLVATVALTVGLATPATSAPEDGQWDPTLPKLISAGAPGDPLAIANASLAATAQATEVTMSLGRKFLSTLGLAPPEAAAASVAPGRVRGPQAIEYVIRRGASQMGVPYSWGGGKPNGPSRGIDSGANTVGFDCSGFTQFSFAGVGVLIPKYSGDQYDTGRKVPTSQAKRGDLLFWGPGGSQHVAIYLGGGQMLESSGSAGKVTVGPVRHSGLQPYVARIIES, translated from the coding sequence TTGCGTTTCAAGCTGATTCGGTTCCTGGGCGGTTGTGCGCTGCTGGTGGCGACCGTCGCGCTCACCGTCGGGCTGGCGACGCCGGCGACGTCCGCACCCGAGGACGGCCAGTGGGATCCGACGCTGCCCAAACTGATCAGCGCCGGCGCCCCTGGCGATCCCCTCGCGATCGCCAACGCGTCGCTCGCGGCGACCGCCCAGGCCACCGAAGTCACGATGAGCCTGGGCCGCAAGTTCCTGTCCACCCTGGGTCTCGCGCCACCGGAGGCCGCGGCGGCCAGCGTCGCGCCGGGCCGGGTGCGCGGACCGCAGGCGATCGAGTACGTCATCCGTCGCGGCGCCTCGCAGATGGGCGTGCCGTACTCATGGGGCGGCGGCAAGCCGAACGGCCCGAGCCGGGGTATCGACTCGGGGGCCAACACCGTCGGGTTCGACTGCTCGGGATTCACCCAGTTCTCGTTCGCCGGGGTCGGGGTCCTGATCCCGAAGTACTCCGGCGACCAGTACGACACCGGCCGCAAGGTGCCGACGTCGCAGGCCAAGCGCGGCGACCTGCTGTTCTGGGGTCCCGGCGGCAGCCAGCACGTCGCCATCTACCTGGGCGGCGGACAGATGCTCGAGTCCTCGGGCAGCGCGGGCAAGGTGACGGTGGGCCCGGTGCGTCACTCCGGCCTTCAGCCGTATGTGGCGCGCATCATCGAATCCTGA
- a CDS encoding transcriptional regulatory protein, which yields MKKLDKSRDQLLNELRSAYEGGASIRTLVASTGRSYGSIHSMLRESGTTMRSRGGPNHRSRRR from the coding sequence ATGAAAAAGCTGGACAAGTCGAGAGACCAGTTGCTGAACGAGCTGCGGAGTGCTTACGAGGGTGGGGCAAGCATCCGTACTCTGGTCGCGTCCACGGGACGCTCGTATGGTTCGATCCACAGCATGCTGCGTGAGTCGGGTACGACGATGCGCAGTCGTGGGGGTCCGAACCACCGCAGCAGGCGCCGCTAG
- the acnR_1 gene encoding transcriptional regulator, with protein sequence MPRVTDDHLAARRRQILDGARRCFAEYGYDKATVRRLEQTIGLSRGAIFHHFRDKDTLFFELAREDAERMADVAAREGLVQVMRDMLAAPEQFDWLATRLEIARKLRNDPEFHRGWAERSAELSVATTQRLRMQKQAGRLRDDVPSAVLQTYLDLVLDGLVARLASGDDPEKLSAVLDLVEASLRQRRDQETARQAD encoded by the coding sequence TTGCCCCGGGTCACCGACGACCACCTGGCGGCGCGTCGTCGGCAGATTCTCGACGGCGCCCGCCGGTGTTTCGCGGAGTACGGCTACGACAAGGCGACCGTGCGGCGGCTCGAGCAGACGATTGGGCTGTCGCGCGGCGCCATCTTTCATCACTTCCGGGACAAGGACACGCTGTTCTTCGAACTGGCCCGCGAGGACGCCGAGCGCATGGCCGATGTCGCCGCACGCGAGGGGCTGGTCCAGGTCATGCGCGACATGCTGGCCGCGCCCGAGCAGTTCGACTGGCTGGCCACCCGCCTGGAGATCGCGCGAAAGCTGCGCAACGACCCGGAGTTTCACCGCGGTTGGGCAGAGCGCTCCGCCGAACTTTCGGTGGCCACGACCCAGCGGCTGCGCATGCAGAAGCAGGCGGGCCGACTGCGCGACGACGTTCCCAGCGCCGTGCTGCAGACCTATCTCGACCTCGTCCTCGACGGCTTGGTCGCACGTTTGGCGTCGGGGGACGATCCCGAAAAGCTCAGTGCCGTACTGGACCTGGTCGAGGCGTCACTGCGGCAGCGACGCGACCAAGAGACCGCGCGGCAGGCCGACTAG
- a CDS encoding Conserved membrane protein of uncharacterised function: MIPYLPAYIPPDVCGPVGMDAATTPVDTCLNLVIEDVRDDGVSASPTPDNAGLPDVVAEAQQKGIDLKIVVVDQNPPIDTPLRDIATEVGEAFPGSTVLVLSPTDSGTFSTTFDRMTLEAGQDVAEGRGPVQGSQNFLSELTATHFPWTALTIVVVVGVVAAVIGTRLLQVRAKRSTSRENA; this comes from the coding sequence GTGATTCCGTATCTGCCGGCCTACATCCCGCCCGACGTCTGCGGGCCCGTGGGCATGGACGCCGCGACCACGCCGGTCGACACGTGCCTGAATCTGGTCATCGAAGACGTCCGCGACGACGGGGTGAGCGCCTCGCCCACACCCGACAACGCGGGTCTGCCCGACGTGGTCGCCGAGGCCCAGCAGAAGGGCATCGACTTGAAGATCGTCGTCGTGGACCAGAACCCGCCGATCGACACGCCACTGCGCGATATCGCGACCGAGGTGGGCGAGGCGTTTCCCGGGTCGACGGTGCTGGTGCTCAGCCCGACGGACTCGGGCACCTTCAGTACGACGTTCGACCGCATGACACTGGAGGCGGGCCAGGATGTCGCCGAAGGGCGCGGTCCGGTCCAGGGTTCGCAGAATTTCCTCAGTGAGCTGACGGCAACGCACTTTCCGTGGACTGCATTGACGATTGTGGTCGTTGTGGGAGTGGTTGCCGCCGTTATCGGTACGCGACTTTTGCAGGTTCGCGCCAAGCGTTCCACGTCGCGCGAGAACGCTTGA